One Takifugu rubripes unplaced genomic scaffold, fTakRub1.2, whole genome shotgun sequence DNA segment encodes these proteins:
- the LOC115248516 gene encoding uncharacterized protein, with translation MTSAKLIFWLMCLEKFAQTASMESLNWKTNVILVKPGQNLTLPCHDKDDVSTRIYWFKQTLGEKPRLICTYRISSEDWKFVNDFKTNPRFQLHPGNKGANLTISDLELSDSATYYCVNQYVNVIDFTEGHNVIVEGSGLTIVQSASQSIQAGVSVTLNCTVHTGWTCDGDHTVYWFRNSGQSQLGLMYSHTGGNKQCERKTNTCFYSFSMKNLNTSHTGTYYCAVAACGHILFGNGTKLVFEDKGNYLVLVYFLSATWIFTIIVVILLTISVYMTKKRNSHHSLESHVRLSPLSKPKDRPDADGSVLWKKMNREHTWTECVYFSVKQ, from the exons atgacatctgcaaagttgatcttctggctgatgtgtttggagaaatttg ctcagacagcttcaatggaatctttgaattggaagaccaatgttatcttggtcaaacctggacagaacctgactttgccgtgccATGACAAGGATGATGTTTCTACCAGGATTTATTGGTTTAAacaaactctgggagagaagccgagacTGATCTGTACATACAGGATATCAAGCGAAGATTGGAAatttgttaatgacttcaaaaccaatccacgtttccaactacatcctggtaacaaaggagctaatctgacaatatcagatttggagttatcagactcagccacctattactgtgtaaatcagtatgTAAATGTtattgactttacagaaggtcataatgtcattgtagagggttcagggttgaccatagttcagtcagcatcacagtctatccaagcaggagtttctgtgacgctgaattgtacagtacatactgggtggacttgtgatggggatcacactgtttactggttcagaaactctggacaatctcaactgggactcatgtacagccatacaggcgggaataagcagtgtgagaggaaaaccaacacctgtttctacagcttctccatgaagaacctgaacacttctcacactgggacctactattgtgctgttgcagcatgtggacacattctgtttggaaatggaaccaagctggtgtttgagg ataaaggaaactatcttgttttggtgtatttcctcagtgcgacctggatatttaccatcattgtggttattttattaaccatTTCAGTTTATAtgacgaaaaagagaaacagccatcactctctgg aatcgcatgtaagactctcacctctgtccaaaccaaag gatcgtccagatgcagatggttctgttttgtggaagaagatgaacagagaacatacctggactgaatgtgtttacttcagtgtaaagcagtag